Proteins found in one Pontibacter sp. SGAir0037 genomic segment:
- a CDS encoding GNAT family N-acetyltransferase, translating into MAKIRHNNILDTVDSVLSVSKKKGIIHLHAEDESLDGQTLTLQGKKVLHFGTCGYLGLEHHPEVKRGAIEAIERYGTQFPMSRTYVSNPLYKELEERVQAMYNAPVVISKNCTLSHLTTIPSIIRQTDLVILDHQVHASVQEAVKKMLSQGVTVEMIRHNNLEMLEDRIRKQRNKFDRIWYMADGVYSMYGDFAPIKEMIALAEKYEQLYLYVDDAHGMSWAGKHGTGYVMSQMENGLYRKMILTANLGKGFGACGGLSLFPDEEWYNKVNNFGGPLTFSVQIEPATLGAALASARIHMSDEIYIYQEQLQDKIAYFNTLLKQTDLPLVHESESPIFFIGTGSMDMGNYLVQELLRDGIYVNLATFPAVPAKNIGIRITISLNNSYEAIEELVTKLQLHFNRALQETNQTIEKIRKAFKMPALEVTTNHQEAGTPAAVAVTRYNTIAAIDAAEWNRYVGHQGMFDWNGLRFLEEVYQGNAEKENNWLFRYYRVEDQKGKTILMTFATVALLKEDMFLEASISKAVEKERELNPYYLTSTGIVMGTLFTEGNHMYLDRESPYWRNALKALIGELYKEQEQHHASSILLRDLDANDPELKEFMVEHDFVKMDLPESSVVETLGWASEEEYVATLTKKSRVHFMQKIKRNEHLFRVEVKEALSADELQHALLLFQQVRERNIAINSFALPEKLFHHLNTTNEWEFVLLYLHENISDNRKPVAIGFCHKNADQVYSPMYIGMDYDYVLEYGVYRQMLYQVVKRANALHCEKMNFGISASLEKKKLGATLHQKVGYFQAKDNFEMEMMRATIAIEKD; encoded by the coding sequence ATGGCTAAAATCCGGCACAATAATATATTAGATACGGTAGATTCTGTACTTTCGGTCTCGAAAAAGAAAGGTATTATTCACCTTCATGCTGAAGATGAATCACTTGATGGGCAGACCCTCACGCTGCAGGGAAAAAAAGTTTTACACTTTGGCACCTGTGGTTACCTGGGGCTCGAGCATCACCCGGAAGTAAAGCGTGGTGCCATAGAAGCTATTGAGCGGTATGGCACACAATTTCCAATGTCCAGAACGTACGTTTCAAATCCTTTATACAAGGAACTGGAAGAGCGTGTTCAGGCCATGTATAATGCACCTGTTGTTATCTCTAAAAACTGTACCCTCTCGCATCTTACAACCATTCCAAGTATCATTCGACAGACGGACCTGGTTATACTGGATCACCAGGTACATGCCAGTGTACAGGAAGCTGTAAAGAAAATGCTGAGCCAAGGCGTAACAGTTGAAATGATCAGGCATAATAACCTGGAAATGCTTGAAGACCGGATACGCAAACAAAGAAACAAGTTCGACAGGATCTGGTATATGGCAGACGGCGTGTATTCTATGTATGGTGATTTTGCACCTATCAAAGAAATGATTGCCTTGGCAGAAAAATATGAGCAATTGTATTTATACGTGGACGATGCGCATGGTATGAGTTGGGCAGGCAAGCACGGAACAGGCTATGTCATGAGCCAGATGGAAAACGGTTTGTACCGTAAAATGATATTGACGGCTAATCTTGGCAAAGGCTTTGGAGCCTGTGGCGGTTTATCTCTTTTCCCGGATGAAGAATGGTATAACAAGGTAAATAACTTTGGCGGTCCGCTCACTTTTTCTGTACAGATAGAACCTGCCACACTGGGAGCGGCGCTGGCTTCTGCCCGGATCCATATGAGTGACGAAATTTATATCTATCAGGAACAGCTGCAGGATAAAATCGCTTATTTCAATACTTTGCTGAAGCAAACCGACCTGCCGCTGGTGCACGAGAGCGAGAGTCCTATCTTTTTTATCGGGACAGGCAGCATGGATATGGGCAATTACCTGGTGCAGGAACTGCTCCGGGATGGTATTTATGTAAACCTGGCTACTTTTCCGGCCGTACCAGCTAAAAATATTGGTATCCGGATTACGATTTCTCTGAATAACTCCTACGAAGCCATTGAAGAGTTGGTGACTAAGCTACAACTGCACTTTAACAGGGCACTTCAGGAAACGAACCAAACCATTGAAAAGATCAGAAAAGCTTTTAAAATGCCTGCCCTGGAAGTGACAACTAACCATCAGGAAGCTGGTACACCGGCAGCTGTTGCTGTAACTAGGTATAATACCATTGCAGCTATAGATGCTGCTGAATGGAACCGCTATGTCGGTCACCAAGGCATGTTTGACTGGAACGGCCTTCGGTTTCTGGAAGAAGTATACCAAGGCAACGCAGAAAAAGAAAACAACTGGCTTTTCAGGTACTATAGGGTGGAAGATCAGAAAGGCAAAACCATTTTAATGACTTTTGCAACCGTTGCCCTGCTCAAAGAAGATATGTTTTTAGAAGCATCCATCTCTAAGGCAGTAGAAAAAGAGCGGGAACTCAATCCCTATTACCTTACCTCCACAGGCATTGTAATGGGTACTTTATTTACAGAAGGAAATCATATGTACCTTGACAGGGAAAGCCCTTACTGGAGAAATGCTCTGAAAGCTTTGATAGGAGAGTTATACAAAGAGCAGGAGCAACATCATGCCAGTAGTATTCTCCTGCGTGACCTGGACGCCAACGATCCGGAACTTAAGGAATTTATGGTGGAACATGATTTCGTTAAAATGGATTTGCCGGAGTCGTCTGTGGTGGAGACGTTAGGTTGGGCATCTGAAGAAGAGTATGTTGCCACGCTCACGAAAAAGAGCCGGGTACATTTTATGCAAAAGATCAAGCGCAACGAGCATTTATTCAGAGTAGAGGTGAAGGAGGCTTTATCAGCAGATGAGCTGCAGCACGCCTTGCTTCTTTTTCAGCAGGTGAGGGAGCGAAACATAGCCATTAACAGTTTTGCACTACCGGAAAAGCTGTTCCATCACCTGAACACGACCAATGAGTGGGAGTTTGTATTGCTGTACCTGCATGAGAATATCTCTGATAACAGAAAACCTGTTGCAATCGGCTTCTGCCATAAAAATGCCGACCAGGTATACAGCCCTATGTATATTGGAATGGATTACGATTATGTGCTGGAGTATGGAGTTTACAGGCAGATGCTTTACCAGGTGGTGAAGCGGGCCAATGCGCTGCATTGTGAAAAGATGAATTTCGGTATTTCGGCTTCTCTCGAAAAGAAAAAGCTTGGAGCCACTCTGCATCAGAAAGTAGGCTACTTCCAGGCCAAAGATAATTTTGAGATGGAGATGATGCGCGCCACCATCGCCATTGAAAAAGACTAA
- a CDS encoding PAS domain S-box protein translates to MQSTNHIHLLEKLQYAILVTDADGIIRYVNDRFAQLFDLPQAPDSYPGSPTEAIEKKTLLAAVPTHSIHPSQALPSSPVAYTLQNGFVVEREALDASAVDLSDFGVTAGTIWLYRDATARFNQQRTMLTAPEQEEEHQYPVIRLSTEGGVTYANNAGQVLLQKVSIRRLETFRKLLLHRLQGGSSAEPGELEVYIAGRYYSLTYRLAQNESYFSLHLTDVTERRLAEQALQESRAMVHNITLTVPSIIYIYDVETDRFTYTNAHVSQVLGYEKKDLEAKAGINFHTIAFKEESQKLQEHLLRMKQASHDEVLEMELKVKNKAGEPRWLHCREAVYQRKDGDRVSLVIGSATDITAQKLQSQQLAQQKNFYESILNTVPIDVVVFDKELRYRYINHTAVKDKEVREWLIGKTTQDYGNFRGMAQQQIQNRIFYLEKAQCDKALVEFEDHFINKDAKEIVFLRRVCPVTDENGQIAFLISSGIDITEEKRTKSRLEESESLHRLLSENSKDAIGLHEPNGASIYLSNSFEEMFGIKANKMLGQSPFNNVHPEDRQRVTNTISEEVVKGKASVQVQYRGQTKNGDTIWLETDIKPILNNAGEVVKLQTATRDISQRLQTKEALINSEKKYRELIKHSHAYIMSHDMQGNILTVNPYLLEQLGFEEKDIIGRNLRQVLPDDSSSKVTDYLQRMEHEVAIESIIHVQNRQQERRSLLFRNYKVQEDGEPPYVIGIAQDITARLQLEEELKRAKQEAEESSRVKELFLANMSHEIRTPMNGIMGMAGLLEKTSLDRHQKDYLGIIRSSSENLLVIINDILDMAKIEAGKMELEQIPFSLSETVSASFNALQYRAEEKELQYVLRPMPDMHYALLGDPYRLNQVLLNLLNNAIKFTAKGSVELSMAITQETADEVTLQFSVKDTGIGIPETKLESIFEEFNQAFTNTTRQYGGTGLGLNICQRLLEMQDGRIWVTSRENQGSTFSFEITYPKSTEVLQSRSEEKPVFTSLSHLKLLLAEDNEVNIFLAVAILKGWGTSVDVATNGLQAYELASHNTYDLILMDIQMPELNGVEATRLIRQLPNPQQAQVPIIALTANAIKGDAEKYLTAGMDDYLSKPFDEQTLYRKINELLTARGGIVPASPEVGLVREKVNSHTSAHTEEPLYNLDLLHRMSRGNEAFINKTIQVFLNTVPGHVEKLNQFYKNSDWMGVSTEAHQLKPTLEVMGIQKLHHVIREIEQDAKEVVKAEELEKKIRYVAEVVQLVMQQLEKRI, encoded by the coding sequence TTGCAGAGTACAAACCACATTCACCTGCTTGAAAAGCTGCAGTATGCTATTCTGGTAACAGATGCAGACGGAATCATTCGATATGTTAATGATCGCTTTGCCCAGCTATTTGACCTGCCACAGGCACCCGATTCATACCCAGGTAGTCCAACAGAGGCGATAGAAAAGAAAACCCTTCTGGCGGCTGTTCCGACACACAGCATTCATCCTTCTCAGGCTTTACCTTCTTCGCCGGTTGCCTACACCCTTCAAAATGGATTCGTAGTGGAACGGGAAGCACTGGATGCCTCCGCTGTAGATTTATCCGATTTTGGTGTAACGGCAGGCACTATCTGGCTGTACCGGGATGCCACCGCCAGATTTAACCAACAGCGTACTATGCTGACAGCCCCTGAGCAGGAAGAGGAGCATCAATACCCGGTGATCCGTCTCAGTACAGAGGGCGGTGTAACCTATGCAAACAACGCAGGTCAAGTACTATTGCAAAAGGTTTCCATCAGGCGACTGGAAACCTTTAGAAAACTGCTGCTTCACAGGTTGCAGGGCGGCTCATCAGCAGAGCCAGGTGAATTGGAGGTATATATTGCCGGCAGGTACTATAGCCTCACCTATCGGTTAGCACAGAACGAAAGCTATTTCAGCCTGCACCTGACAGACGTTACCGAAAGAAGGCTGGCCGAGCAGGCTTTGCAGGAAAGTAGAGCAATGGTGCATAACATCACCCTGACCGTGCCGAGCATCATTTACATTTATGATGTGGAAACCGACAGGTTTACCTATACCAATGCGCATGTGAGCCAGGTGTTGGGGTATGAGAAGAAGGACCTGGAGGCAAAAGCCGGAATAAATTTTCATACCATCGCTTTTAAGGAGGAATCACAAAAACTGCAAGAGCACCTTCTCCGCATGAAACAGGCCAGTCACGATGAAGTGCTGGAAATGGAGCTGAAGGTAAAAAACAAAGCCGGTGAACCCAGATGGCTGCACTGCCGCGAAGCTGTATACCAGCGTAAGGACGGGGATCGGGTAAGCCTCGTTATCGGTTCTGCCACCGATATTACGGCACAAAAACTGCAAAGCCAGCAACTGGCACAGCAGAAAAACTTTTATGAGTCTATTCTTAACACAGTTCCAATTGATGTGGTTGTGTTTGATAAGGAACTCCGGTACCGCTACATTAATCATACTGCTGTAAAAGATAAAGAGGTAAGGGAATGGCTTATTGGTAAAACCACCCAGGACTATGGAAACTTTCGTGGAATGGCGCAGCAGCAAATCCAAAACAGGATATTCTACCTCGAAAAAGCCCAGTGCGACAAGGCTCTTGTCGAATTTGAAGATCACTTTATCAATAAAGACGCCAAAGAGATTGTCTTCCTCAGAAGAGTATGCCCGGTAACCGACGAAAACGGGCAGATTGCGTTCCTGATTTCATCTGGAATAGACATTACAGAAGAAAAGCGAACTAAAAGCCGCCTGGAAGAAAGCGAATCGTTGCATCGGCTCCTCTCCGAAAACTCCAAAGATGCCATCGGGCTGCACGAACCCAACGGCGCTTCTATTTACCTTTCCAACTCTTTTGAAGAGATGTTCGGAATAAAAGCAAATAAAATGTTAGGGCAGTCGCCTTTCAACAACGTGCATCCGGAAGACCGGCAGCGTGTAACGAACACTATCTCAGAAGAAGTGGTTAAGGGAAAAGCGAGCGTACAGGTGCAGTACCGAGGGCAAACGAAGAATGGAGATACTATATGGCTGGAAACTGATATTAAACCTATCCTGAACAATGCGGGAGAGGTTGTAAAGCTGCAGACGGCTACACGCGATATTTCTCAAAGGCTACAGACGAAGGAAGCCCTGATCAATAGCGAGAAAAAGTATAGAGAGCTTATCAAGCACAGCCACGCGTACATCATGAGCCACGATATGCAGGGCAATATTTTAACGGTCAACCCTTACCTGCTTGAGCAACTTGGCTTTGAGGAGAAGGATATAATCGGCAGAAACCTCCGGCAGGTACTACCGGACGATAGTAGCAGTAAAGTAACAGATTACCTGCAGCGCATGGAGCATGAGGTGGCGATAGAGAGCATCATCCATGTACAGAACAGGCAGCAGGAGCGCCGTTCGCTGCTGTTCCGCAACTATAAGGTTCAGGAAGACGGAGAGCCACCCTATGTGATTGGGATAGCTCAGGACATAACCGCACGCCTGCAACTAGAGGAGGAATTGAAACGTGCCAAACAAGAGGCAGAAGAATCTTCGCGGGTGAAGGAGCTCTTCCTGGCCAATATGAGCCACGAGATCAGAACCCCCATGAATGGCATTATGGGCATGGCAGGCCTGCTCGAGAAAACTTCGCTGGATCGGCATCAAAAAGATTACCTGGGCATTATCAGGAGTTCATCAGAAAATCTGCTCGTGATCATAAACGATATCCTGGATATGGCTAAAATTGAGGCGGGAAAGATGGAACTGGAGCAGATTCCGTTCAGCCTCTCTGAGACCGTATCGGCTTCCTTTAATGCCCTGCAATACAGGGCAGAGGAAAAAGAGCTTCAGTATGTGCTCCGGCCCATGCCCGACATGCATTACGCCCTTTTAGGCGATCCGTACAGGCTTAACCAGGTGCTGCTCAACCTGCTGAACAACGCGATAAAATTCACTGCCAAAGGTTCTGTAGAGCTATCTATGGCCATTACCCAAGAAACCGCCGATGAGGTTACCCTGCAGTTTTCGGTAAAGGATACCGGAATCGGTATACCGGAAACAAAGTTAGAGAGCATTTTTGAAGAGTTTAACCAGGCCTTTACCAATACCACCAGGCAGTACGGCGGCACTGGACTTGGTCTTAATATTTGCCAAAGGCTGCTTGAAATGCAGGACGGTCGCATTTGGGTAACAAGCCGCGAAAACCAGGGAAGCACCTTCAGTTTTGAGATAACCTACCCTAAAAGCACGGAAGTACTTCAGTCAAGGTCTGAAGAAAAACCGGTCTTCACTTCTCTTTCGCATCTGAAACTGCTGCTGGCAGAGGACAATGAAGTGAATATTTTTCTGGCAGTAGCTATTCTAAAAGGTTGGGGAACCAGTGTAGATGTAGCCACTAACGGGTTGCAGGCTTACGAGTTGGCAAGCCATAATACCTATGACTTGATCCTGATGGACATCCAGATGCCAGAGCTAAACGGTGTAGAAGCTACCAGGCTGATTCGTCAGCTGCCAAACCCGCAGCAGGCCCAGGTTCCAATCATAGCTCTTACAGCCAACGCTATTAAAGGGGATGCAGAGAAATACCTGACAGCCGGCATGGATGATTACTTATCTAAGCCTTTTGATGAGCAAACACTTTACCGGAAAATCAATGAGCTTCTTACAGCGCGTGGAGGTATAGTGCCAGCTAGTCCTGAAGTCGGGCTAGTCCGGGAAAAGGTAAATTCACACACATCAGCTCATACAGAAGAACCTCTGTACAACCTGGACCTGCTCCACCGGATGTCCCGCGGCAATGAAGCCTTCATCAACAAAACCATCCAGGTATTTCTGAATACTGTGCCCGGCCATGTGGAAAAGCTTAACCAGTTTTACAAGAACTCCGATTGGATGGGTGTCAGTACAGAGGCGCATCAGCTTAAACCAACCCTGGAGGTGATGGGCATTCAAAAGTTGCACCACGTAATCAGAGAGATTGAGCAGGACGCAAAAGAGGTGGTGAAAGCGGAGGAACTGGAAAAGAAAATCAGGTATGTTGCTGAAGTAGTACAACTGGTCATGCAGCAGCTTGAAAAAAGGATATAA
- a CDS encoding glycoside hydrolase family 127 protein, whose translation MDFIKQLALGVALSSSSIAVAQHQDYPIQPVPFTHVHVHDDFWAPKMEVNASVTIPHTLEMCRKNGRIDNFLRAAGKLDGDNLTDFTFDDTDIYKVIEGASYAMQVQKNPQLDAYVDSLINIIGDAQEEDGYLFTFRTVKAARPHEWIGSKRWEKEEDLSHELYNSGHLFEAAVAHYQATGKKTLLDIAIKNADLLVRDFGYGKEERYPGHQVVEIGLARLYRVTGKKEYLDLAKFFLDVRGPKGTEYNQAHRRVVDQHEAVGHAVRATYMYTAMADIAALTGDKSYLAAIDDIWGDVVNKKLYITGGIGATGHGEAFGKAYDLPNMSAYAETCASIANVYWNSRMFLLHGDAKYVDVLERTLYNGLLSGVSLSGDRFFYPNPLASMGQHQRGAWFSCACCISNMTRFLPSVPGYVYAQNNNDLYVNLFMSNSSNIKLSAGSVQVKQQTKYPWDGKITMEIDPQKNKNFTLKVRIPGWAQQQPVPGDLYQFIDAEAKPITLMVNGKPVKYTWDKGYAVITRTWKKGDKVTLDLPMETEKVVAKAEVKEDKGKFTFQRGPIVYCLEGPDNKDNLVQNILVDKAAPADVTFEANLLNGINVLKTKGAGYKRQLNSDILLRSEQEVKAIPYYTWANRGPNDMMVWVPYEASASKPQPAPTIASKSKVSSSLVNSRTVNALKDQYDPVDSKDASYPYLHWWPKKNTTEFVQYDFDGEYTVSQSKVYWFDDSPWGGCRIPASYKVYYKKGEEWVPVNNITAYEIAKDKYNTIKFEPVKTTALRLEVLLPAEHATGIHEWSIE comes from the coding sequence ATGGACTTCATAAAACAACTCGCTTTAGGAGTGGCACTGAGCAGTAGCAGTATCGCTGTCGCACAGCACCAGGATTATCCTATTCAGCCTGTACCTTTTACCCATGTGCATGTGCACGACGATTTTTGGGCACCCAAAATGGAGGTAAATGCTTCTGTTACCATACCTCATACATTGGAAATGTGCCGCAAAAATGGTCGAATTGATAATTTTTTGCGTGCAGCTGGAAAGTTGGATGGAGATAATTTAACAGACTTTACTTTCGATGATACCGATATTTACAAGGTTATTGAAGGTGCTTCTTACGCGATGCAAGTACAAAAGAATCCGCAGCTTGATGCTTATGTGGATTCTCTGATAAATATAATCGGAGATGCCCAGGAAGAAGATGGCTATCTCTTTACGTTTAGAACGGTGAAAGCAGCTAGGCCGCACGAATGGATAGGAAGTAAACGCTGGGAGAAGGAAGAAGACCTGAGCCATGAACTTTATAATTCAGGCCATCTTTTCGAAGCTGCTGTAGCTCATTATCAGGCTACCGGAAAAAAAACGTTGTTGGATATCGCTATAAAAAATGCCGATTTATTAGTTCGTGATTTTGGTTACGGGAAAGAAGAGCGATACCCGGGGCACCAGGTGGTGGAAATCGGATTGGCAAGGCTATACCGGGTAACAGGTAAGAAAGAATATCTTGATCTGGCTAAGTTCTTCCTGGATGTTCGGGGGCCAAAAGGTACAGAATACAATCAGGCGCACAGGCGGGTTGTGGATCAGCATGAAGCAGTCGGACATGCCGTGAGGGCTACTTATATGTACACTGCCATGGCCGATATTGCTGCTTTGACGGGAGACAAGAGCTATCTGGCGGCTATTGATGATATTTGGGGAGATGTAGTGAATAAGAAGCTTTACATAACTGGAGGGATAGGAGCAACAGGCCATGGTGAAGCATTTGGGAAAGCATATGATTTACCAAATATGTCGGCTTATGCCGAAACTTGTGCCTCCATTGCCAATGTATACTGGAACAGTCGCATGTTCCTTTTGCATGGTGATGCAAAATATGTAGATGTGTTGGAGAGAACTTTATACAATGGTTTGCTCTCAGGTGTATCATTAAGCGGCGACCGTTTTTTCTATCCTAATCCATTGGCCTCTATGGGGCAGCACCAGCGAGGTGCCTGGTTTAGCTGCGCCTGCTGCATCTCTAATATGACGCGCTTTCTGCCATCGGTTCCAGGGTACGTATATGCCCAGAATAACAATGATTTGTACGTGAACCTGTTTATGAGCAATAGCAGCAATATCAAGCTGTCAGCAGGTAGCGTGCAGGTAAAGCAGCAGACGAAATATCCTTGGGATGGAAAGATAACTATGGAAATCGATCCGCAGAAGAACAAGAACTTTACCCTGAAAGTACGCATACCAGGTTGGGCGCAGCAACAACCTGTACCGGGAGATTTATACCAGTTTATAGATGCAGAAGCGAAACCAATTACTCTTATGGTAAATGGAAAACCAGTCAAATATACATGGGATAAAGGCTATGCAGTAATTACGCGAACATGGAAGAAAGGCGATAAAGTGACCCTGGATCTGCCTATGGAAACTGAAAAAGTGGTGGCAAAGGCCGAGGTAAAAGAAGATAAAGGTAAATTTACTTTCCAACGGGGGCCAATAGTTTACTGTTTAGAAGGGCCTGATAATAAAGACAACCTGGTCCAAAATATTTTGGTAGATAAGGCTGCGCCTGCTGATGTTACCTTTGAAGCCAATTTGCTGAATGGCATTAACGTATTGAAAACAAAAGGGGCAGGTTACAAACGACAACTTAATTCTGATATATTACTTAGGTCTGAGCAGGAGGTGAAAGCAATCCCGTATTACACCTGGGCTAACCGCGGCCCTAACGACATGATGGTTTGGGTGCCTTATGAGGCTTCAGCCTCTAAACCACAACCAGCACCTACCATTGCTTCTAAAAGTAAAGTGTCTTCTTCGTTGGTTAACTCCAGAACAGTAAATGCTTTAAAAGACCAATACGATCCCGTAGATTCGAAAGATGCCAGTTACCCTTACTTGCATTGGTGGCCTAAAAAAAATACCACCGAATTTGTGCAGTATGATTTTGATGGGGAATATACCGTCTCTCAGTCTAAAGTGTATTGGTTTGATGATAGTCCGTGGGGAGGCTGCCGAATTCCCGCTTCTTATAAAGTATATTATAAAAAGGGGGAAGAATGGGTGCCGGTAAACAATATTACAGCCTATGAGATTGCCAAGGACAAGTATAATACAATCAAATTTGAACCTGTGAAGACTACAGCCCTAAGATTGGAAGTGCTGCTTCCCGCTGAGCATGCCACTGGTATTCATGAGTGGTCGATTGAGTAA
- a CDS encoding S9 family peptidase gives MKLYAVAMLGIFLCIPTLLEAQGTKEDYQRAEALKEKMNHGVYYAPSQFNWLKEDHSFWYVRQVPNGKEFVFVNTSKRTRKAAFDHVKLAKALTSAANKEISSANLPFDEISYVQGGKAIEFKYNGSRWHYTLASGKLKEAGKVEQQERGSRYWGAASDDSQGNSVPSPDGKWLAFIKNFNVYIKDNASGEEEYQLSYDGSEGEYYSSFFSWSPDSKKLATNKVRPNKEHLIYFVESSPEDQLQPKLHSRNYLKPGDALPQRTPQLFLIEDKKQLKVDASLLEDQYNLTYPVWRKDSRGFTFEYNQRGHQAYRVLEVEASTGKVKELISEESKTFIDYSGKKYRYDVADGKEIIWASEREGWNHLYLYDGTTGKVKSQITKGEWVVRRVVHVDELKRKIILEGSGKEQGQDPYLIQYYSVNFDGTGLTALTTEDANHKAAFSPDFTYFVDTYSKVDLPPTTVLRTAADGKIVMELEQADATALLAAGWKAPEVFTVKGRDGKTDIWGMIVRPSNFDPSKQYPVIEYIYAGPHSSFVPKVFNSDFRYRFLHELAELGFIVVQMDGMGTSNRSKAFHDVCWKNLKDGGFPDRIAWMKTAAQKYPYMDLSRVGIFGNSAGGQSSAGALLFHPEFYKVAVSSSGCHDNRMDKIWWNEQWMGKIGSHYAESSNVVNAHKLQGKLMLILGELDDNVDPASSLQLVNALIKANKNFDFLMIPGMGHSLGGDYGERKRRDFFVKHLLGIDPPEWDEATFKSSAKL, from the coding sequence ATGAAACTCTATGCAGTTGCCATGTTAGGCATTTTTCTTTGCATCCCGACTTTACTTGAAGCACAGGGAACAAAAGAAGACTATCAACGGGCAGAAGCGCTGAAGGAGAAAATGAACCATGGTGTCTACTACGCCCCTTCGCAGTTTAACTGGCTGAAAGAAGACCATTCCTTCTGGTATGTACGACAGGTGCCAAACGGCAAAGAATTTGTTTTTGTAAATACTTCTAAACGAACACGAAAAGCGGCTTTTGATCACGTAAAATTAGCGAAAGCCTTAACTTCTGCTGCGAACAAGGAAATAAGTTCTGCTAATTTACCTTTTGATGAAATCAGTTATGTGCAGGGGGGGAAAGCAATTGAGTTCAAATACAATGGAAGCAGGTGGCACTATACCCTGGCTTCAGGTAAATTAAAAGAAGCTGGCAAAGTAGAGCAGCAGGAAAGGGGCAGCAGGTATTGGGGAGCTGCCTCAGATGACAGTCAGGGCAACTCTGTTCCTTCTCCAGATGGTAAATGGCTAGCTTTTATCAAAAATTTTAATGTTTACATCAAAGATAACGCATCTGGGGAAGAAGAATACCAGTTAAGTTATGATGGTTCTGAAGGTGAGTATTACTCGTCGTTTTTCTCCTGGTCGCCAGATTCAAAAAAACTGGCAACCAATAAGGTGCGGCCTAACAAAGAACACCTGATCTACTTTGTGGAATCTTCTCCGGAGGATCAGCTTCAGCCCAAACTGCACTCTCGGAACTACCTGAAGCCGGGCGATGCACTGCCGCAGCGCACACCTCAGTTATTTTTAATAGAGGACAAGAAACAGCTTAAGGTCGATGCCTCTCTGCTGGAAGACCAATACAACCTGACCTACCCGGTGTGGCGCAAAGACAGCCGCGGCTTTACCTTCGAGTATAACCAGCGGGGGCACCAGGCCTATAGAGTGCTGGAGGTGGAAGCCTCGACTGGCAAGGTGAAAGAATTGATAAGCGAAGAGAGCAAAACCTTCATCGACTACAGCGGCAAAAAGTACCGCTACGATGTGGCAGACGGCAAGGAGATCATCTGGGCTTCGGAGCGAGAGGGCTGGAACCACCTGTACCTCTACGATGGGACTACGGGCAAGGTGAAGAGCCAGATAACAAAAGGTGAATGGGTGGTGCGGAGGGTGGTGCACGTAGATGAACTCAAGCGGAAAATCATATTGGAGGGAAGTGGCAAAGAGCAGGGGCAGGATCCTTACCTGATTCAATACTACAGTGTGAACTTCGACGGTACCGGTTTGACTGCCCTCACAACGGAAGACGCCAACCATAAAGCTGCCTTTTCACCGGACTTCACCTATTTTGTAGATACCTATTCTAAAGTAGACCTGCCTCCAACCACAGTGTTGCGCACTGCCGCAGACGGGAAGATAGTGATGGAGTTAGAGCAGGCGGATGCAACGGCATTGTTGGCAGCTGGATGGAAAGCACCTGAAGTGTTTACTGTAAAAGGCAGAGACGGCAAGACTGATATTTGGGGAATGATAGTCAGGCCGTCAAATTTTGATCCCTCCAAGCAGTACCCTGTGATTGAGTACATTTACGCAGGTCCGCACAGTTCTTTTGTACCGAAAGTATTTAATTCCGACTTCCGGTATCGCTTTCTGCACGAGCTGGCTGAACTGGGTTTTATAGTAGTGCAGATGGATGGCATGGGTACATCAAACCGATCCAAGGCTTTTCATGATGTGTGCTGGAAAAACCTGAAGGATGGCGGCTTCCCGGACCGCATCGCCTGGATGAAGACAGCTGCGCAGAAGTACCCGTACATGGATTTGAGTAGGGTAGGAATATTTGGCAATTCAGCAGGCGGTCAGAGCTCAGCTGGTGCATTGCTTTTTCACCCTGAATTCTACAAAGTAGCTGTTTCCTCCTCGGGCTGCCACGATAACCGCATGGATAAAATCTGGTGGAATGAGCAGTGGATGGGTAAAATTGGATCCCACTATGCCGAGTCATCAAACGTGGTAAACGCCCACAAGCTGCAAGGGAAATTAATGCTGATCCTGGGGGAGCTGGATGATAATGTAGACCCTGCCTCCTCATTACAATTGGTGAACGCATTAATTAAAGCCAATAAAAATTTCGATTTCCTGATGATCCCAGGTATGGGGCATTCTTTGGGTGGCGATTATGGCGAACGCAAGCGCCGGGACTTCTTTGTAAAACACCTTCTCGGTATAGATCCGCCAGAGTGGGATGAAGCTACTTTTAAATCATCCGCAAAATTATAA